Proteins from a single region of Pseudarthrobacter sp. NIBRBAC000502772:
- a CDS encoding sugar ABC transporter ATP-binding protein → MTKSFDGTTVVRNVDLDFRSGEVHVLAGEDGAGKSTLTKLLAGIHQPDHGTVEINGQMGPFDVKSSRTAGVTLVHQELLIAPNLTVADNLAMGQENRNRFRGLDRTATLENARAQLAHIGATFPVTMRAEELTVADHQQIEIARALAQKPKILILDEPTSALSSAETERLLRIVDELRRNGTSVIYITHRMEEIEALADIVSIMRDGSLVETMPKAEATPDAIVLRMVGRKIDSLFTAERLEPGRVVLRVEQLTNGKDIGPIDLDVRAGEVVGIGGLIGSGRSEFVRLIFGADRASSGTVSVDGSPVNVTGPGSAVRAGIALLPESRKTQGLVLDQSIAANIVLASLGHISSAGVVTPAAVKRVASKAQKRLGIKSASLGQEVTTLSGGNQQKVLFAKWLETKPKVLILDEPTRGVDVGAKAEIYQIINECAHAGVAVLVISSELPELIGLSSRVHVMREGRLVAEIDAQSLTEEAVMNHAFGIAQATQA, encoded by the coding sequence GTGACAAAGTCGTTCGACGGAACAACTGTAGTAAGAAATGTCGACCTTGACTTCCGCTCGGGTGAGGTCCACGTGCTCGCGGGCGAGGACGGCGCAGGCAAGTCGACGCTGACGAAGCTGCTGGCAGGTATCCATCAGCCCGATCACGGCACGGTAGAGATCAACGGCCAGATGGGACCGTTTGATGTCAAGTCTTCCCGTACGGCCGGAGTTACGCTCGTCCACCAAGAACTCCTCATTGCGCCCAATCTGACCGTCGCCGACAACCTCGCAATGGGGCAGGAGAACCGCAATCGGTTCCGCGGCCTCGATCGAACTGCGACTTTGGAGAACGCCCGTGCGCAGCTCGCCCACATCGGCGCGACCTTCCCGGTCACGATGCGAGCGGAGGAACTTACCGTCGCTGATCATCAGCAGATCGAGATCGCCCGTGCCCTCGCGCAGAAACCGAAAATCCTGATTCTCGACGAGCCGACGTCCGCGCTGTCCTCCGCTGAGACTGAGCGGCTGCTGCGCATCGTGGACGAGCTTCGCCGAAACGGCACATCCGTTATCTACATCACGCATCGAATGGAGGAGATCGAAGCCCTGGCCGATATCGTCAGCATCATGCGCGACGGATCGCTCGTCGAAACGATGCCGAAAGCCGAGGCAACCCCGGATGCGATCGTGCTCAGGATGGTGGGCCGAAAGATCGACTCGCTGTTCACCGCGGAGCGACTGGAGCCTGGGAGAGTCGTTCTTCGGGTTGAACAACTCACCAACGGAAAAGACATCGGCCCGATTGATCTTGATGTGCGGGCCGGTGAGGTTGTGGGAATCGGAGGCTTGATCGGATCCGGTCGGAGCGAGTTCGTGCGCCTCATCTTCGGAGCCGACAGAGCAAGTTCCGGCACCGTCTCGGTCGACGGGTCCCCGGTCAACGTGACCGGGCCGGGCTCGGCGGTACGCGCCGGGATCGCGCTGCTCCCTGAGAGCAGGAAGACGCAGGGGCTTGTGCTTGACCAATCGATCGCCGCCAATATCGTGCTCGCGAGCCTCGGTCACATCTCCTCTGCTGGAGTCGTAACGCCCGCAGCAGTAAAGCGGGTTGCCAGCAAAGCGCAGAAACGGTTGGGGATCAAGTCGGCCTCACTCGGCCAAGAGGTGACCACACTCTCCGGCGGCAACCAGCAGAAAGTGCTGTTCGCGAAGTGGCTGGAGACCAAACCCAAGGTCCTGATTCTCGACGAGCCCACCCGTGGGGTCGATGTCGGAGCCAAAGCGGAGATCTACCAGATCATCAATGAGTGCGCTCATGCGGGCGTGGCGGTCCTTGTCATCTCGTCCGAACTGCCGGAGCTGATCGGACTCAGCAGCCGCGTACACGTTATGCGCGAGGGCCGGTTAGTTGCAGAAATCGACGCCCAGAGCCTTACCGAAGAGGCCGTCATGAACCATGCTTTCGGGATCGCCCAAGCGACCCAGGCTTAG
- a CDS encoding putative quinol monooxygenase codes for MNGLVVVVSLSPANGHREKLLAVCRKYWPGVQEEPGCELFALHEGPDSFMVIERWSSRLLWEQHLATADNAALNAELAPLLAEPANVWPLTAVPIGDKSKAIL; via the coding sequence ATGAATGGACTAGTAGTCGTCGTCAGCCTCAGCCCTGCAAACGGACATCGCGAAAAACTCCTCGCCGTTTGCCGCAAATACTGGCCCGGTGTGCAGGAAGAACCCGGATGCGAGCTATTCGCCCTCCACGAGGGCCCAGACTCCTTCATGGTTATCGAGCGCTGGTCGAGTCGCTTGCTCTGGGAGCAGCACCTTGCCACGGCTGATAACGCCGCCCTCAACGCCGAGCTGGCACCGCTTCTAGCAGAGCCCGCGAATGTGTGGCCGCTAACTGCTGTGCCGATCGGTGACAAGTCGAAGGCAATCCTGTGA
- a CDS encoding MFS transporter, whose protein sequence is MPIGLIALALGGFGIGLTEFVIMGLLPEVAADFSVSEATAGWLISGYALAVVVGALLLTAAVTRFERKPVLAVLMVLFIGGNLVSALAPDYSMMIIGRIVAALAHGAFFGIGAVVAADMVAPTKKAGAIAIMFTGLTAANVLGVPFGTMLGQAAGWRSTFWAITGIGVLALVGILTLVPKTGRGDTAPGSLRSELRAFRSGQVWLSILVTILGYGGMFGAFTYIAFTLTEVTGFAASTVPWLLILFGVGLFIGNTVGGKAADRNVDRTLLVVLAVLVAVLVGFALTAGNQPLTIASIVLLGGFGFATVPGLQMRVMKYAHSAPTLASGANIGAFNVGNALGAWLGGVTITAGLGYTSPIWAGAGITLLGLGVMAIAAISAKRSKTAATIGDNTSETATDAVVEASI, encoded by the coding sequence ATGCCTATTGGCCTGATAGCCCTCGCCCTCGGCGGGTTCGGGATCGGACTCACCGAGTTCGTGATCATGGGCCTGCTGCCCGAGGTTGCCGCTGACTTCAGCGTCAGCGAGGCCACGGCCGGCTGGCTGATCTCCGGCTACGCCCTCGCCGTCGTCGTCGGCGCCCTCCTGCTCACCGCGGCCGTGACCCGCTTCGAGCGCAAGCCAGTCCTGGCCGTGCTGATGGTGCTCTTCATCGGCGGTAACCTGGTCTCCGCCCTCGCCCCCGACTACTCCATGATGATAATCGGCCGGATCGTTGCCGCCCTGGCCCACGGTGCGTTCTTCGGCATCGGGGCAGTAGTGGCCGCTGACATGGTGGCCCCCACCAAGAAAGCCGGCGCCATCGCCATCATGTTCACCGGACTCACCGCCGCCAACGTCCTGGGCGTTCCGTTCGGCACCATGCTCGGCCAGGCGGCAGGCTGGCGCTCCACGTTCTGGGCCATCACGGGCATCGGCGTCCTGGCCCTCGTCGGCATCCTGACCCTGGTCCCTAAGACCGGCCGCGGCGACACCGCCCCCGGGAGCCTCCGCAGCGAACTGCGCGCCTTCCGCTCCGGCCAGGTCTGGCTGTCCATCCTCGTCACCATCCTCGGCTACGGCGGCATGTTCGGCGCCTTCACCTACATTGCCTTCACCCTCACCGAGGTCACGGGCTTCGCGGCCTCCACCGTGCCCTGGCTCCTGATCCTCTTCGGCGTTGGACTGTTCATCGGCAACACCGTGGGCGGCAAGGCCGCGGACCGAAACGTGGACCGCACCCTCCTCGTGGTCCTGGCAGTGCTCGTGGCGGTCCTCGTGGGGTTCGCGCTGACCGCCGGCAACCAGCCCCTCACCATCGCCTCCATCGTCCTGCTCGGCGGCTTCGGCTTCGCGACGGTCCCCGGACTGCAGATGCGGGTCATGAAATACGCCCACAGCGCCCCCACTTTGGCCTCCGGCGCCAACATCGGCGCGTTCAACGTCGGAAACGCCCTCGGCGCCTGGCTCGGCGGCGTGACCATCACCGCCGGCCTCGGCTACACCTCGCCGATCTGGGCCGGAGCCGGCATCACGCTCCTGGGCCTCGGCGTGATGGCCATCGCCGCAATCAGCGCCAAACGCTCTAAAACGGCGGCCACTATTGGCGACAACACCTCTGAAACCGCGACTGACGCCGTCGTAGAAGCATCAATTTAG
- a CDS encoding SMP-30/gluconolactonase/LRE family protein: MSRSPCEEATTIASGFSFLESPRWHEGALFASDFYSERVLRFDPSGTHETVCSVPGRPSGLGFSPDGSLLVTSMLNRAVMRWDGRKLSAHARFGNLITGYANDMLVTPEGWALVGSFGNSDAHPDSLQRTGLVRVSPDGTADLIAPGLVFPNGIVFTPNRTEIIVAETFAARLSAFYCSVGADGRPELGTRRTWKQFGEAPDYLDIARATRELEVLPDGLATDSDGAIWVASSNSHAALRVSPEGEIVESIDVGELSVYSLALGGEDGRTLFLCCSPTLGTSDPTTTNESVLMAARVDAPAA; encoded by the coding sequence GTGTCCCGTTCCCCCTGTGAGGAAGCGACAACAATCGCATCCGGATTTAGCTTCCTAGAGAGCCCGCGCTGGCACGAAGGGGCGCTATTCGCCTCCGACTTCTACTCGGAGAGGGTGCTGCGGTTCGACCCGTCGGGCACCCACGAAACCGTGTGCTCGGTTCCCGGCCGCCCATCCGGACTGGGGTTTTCCCCAGACGGCTCGCTCCTGGTCACATCGATGTTAAACCGTGCAGTCATGCGCTGGGACGGCCGCAAACTGTCAGCTCACGCACGCTTCGGGAACCTCATCACCGGCTATGCGAATGACATGCTGGTGACCCCGGAAGGCTGGGCGCTGGTCGGCAGCTTCGGCAATTCTGACGCCCATCCCGATTCGCTGCAACGGACGGGACTTGTGCGGGTGTCGCCCGACGGAACAGCCGACCTCATTGCGCCCGGACTGGTGTTCCCTAACGGCATCGTCTTCACGCCCAACCGCACTGAGATCATCGTGGCGGAGACATTTGCGGCCCGCCTATCTGCGTTCTACTGCTCCGTCGGCGCCGACGGCCGCCCGGAGCTGGGCACCAGGCGCACCTGGAAGCAGTTCGGCGAAGCTCCCGACTACCTCGACATCGCCAGGGCCACCCGGGAACTCGAAGTTCTCCCCGATGGCCTCGCAACCGATTCTGACGGCGCAATCTGGGTGGCATCATCAAACTCCCATGCTGCCCTCCGGGTCTCACCGGAAGGCGAAATCGTTGAGTCGATCGACGTCGGCGAGCTAAGCGTCTATTCACTTGCCCTCGGCGGGGAAGATGGCCGGACGCTCTTTCTGTGCTGTAGCCCGACCTTGGGCACTAGCGATCCAACAACCACGAACGAATCTGTCCTCATGGCCGCCCGCGTCGACGCGCCGGCCGCCTGA
- a CDS encoding zinc-dependent alcohol dehydrogenase family protein, with amino-acid sequence MLSGSLTATMKAVVFDEGSSWSLEQISIPVPGRGEVLLRPIRVGVCGTDEHLLHGGFIAKFPLIPGHEIVAEVAAYGDGTTGPAVGSEVVVDPTVFCGDCPSCKRGQPGYCASFGSLGCDRSGGFADYMIASASKIFPTGGLHADIAVLTEPTACALHGVDVLALKPASDVLIFGAGPTGLILAQLLRMAGAARVTVAAPTASKLAVALKQGANHAVQIDRANPDAAAEELRRIAPEGFDAVVEATGSTSVLELGLSLTRNGGTVLVYGLAGENALAAVKPYEVFSRELTIKGSFAQANCIGRALFALQSGQISTAGIVTSVVNLDQFQTALDNLHDSEQIKSVVIPTRP; translated from the coding sequence ATGCTGAGCGGTTCCCTTACAGCCACGATGAAGGCCGTCGTATTCGACGAAGGGTCATCCTGGAGCCTGGAGCAGATCTCCATTCCCGTGCCCGGACGGGGCGAAGTGCTGCTGCGTCCGATACGCGTGGGTGTGTGTGGGACGGACGAACACCTCCTTCATGGAGGCTTCATCGCGAAGTTCCCACTGATACCGGGCCACGAGATCGTCGCAGAGGTCGCGGCCTATGGCGACGGCACGACCGGCCCGGCCGTTGGCAGCGAAGTGGTCGTAGACCCGACTGTATTCTGCGGCGACTGTCCATCGTGTAAGAGAGGACAGCCAGGTTACTGCGCCAGTTTCGGATCGCTCGGATGCGACCGCTCGGGCGGCTTTGCAGACTATATGATCGCCAGCGCATCAAAGATCTTTCCCACGGGCGGTCTCCACGCCGACATAGCAGTGCTGACCGAGCCAACTGCCTGCGCCCTGCACGGAGTCGACGTGCTGGCCCTCAAGCCGGCTTCCGACGTGCTGATCTTTGGCGCAGGTCCGACCGGCCTCATCCTCGCCCAACTGCTGCGAATGGCCGGCGCAGCGCGAGTCACCGTCGCCGCCCCCACTGCCTCCAAGCTCGCCGTCGCACTTAAGCAAGGAGCGAACCACGCCGTTCAGATCGACCGCGCGAATCCGGACGCCGCCGCCGAGGAGTTGCGGCGAATCGCGCCTGAGGGCTTCGATGCGGTTGTCGAGGCAACCGGATCTACATCGGTACTTGAGCTCGGCCTCAGCCTCACCCGCAACGGCGGCACAGTTCTCGTCTATGGACTCGCCGGAGAAAACGCCCTCGCAGCTGTGAAACCCTACGAAGTTTTCAGCCGGGAACTCACCATCAAAGGTTCATTTGCCCAGGCCAACTGCATCGGGCGTGCCCTGTTCGCGCTTCAGTCCGGCCAGATCTCGACTGCCGGGATTGTCACAAGTGTCGTCAATCTCGACCAGTTTCAGACCGCCCTCGATAACCTGCACGATTCCGAGCAGATCAAGTCGGTCGTAATTCCCACTCGTCCCTGA
- a CDS encoding ABC transporter permease — MGISAALVLLVIVMALIAPYFWSVNNLIEVVRQVAAIAILAAGGTFVILTSGIDLSVGSALGVTAMVSIVMANSDAPWFIAVGLALIAGAVIGAINGLFTARFALPAFIVTLAALTYLRGFVYVGTGGTTLVPENVTFSWIGQGQVLGIPIAALVLIAVYVLGWFLLERTVFGRQVYAIGGNSEAARLSGIPVRRIIFSVYVISGLCAGIAGVIVSARLESAVPDLGSGYELNAIAAIVLGGTSLMGGRGSLIGTLVGALFIAVLSNGMTLLNVQSFYQQIIMGAVILLAVFVDRLRRGTSVA, encoded by the coding sequence GTGGGGATCAGCGCCGCGCTCGTTTTGCTCGTGATAGTCATGGCATTGATCGCCCCGTATTTCTGGAGCGTCAACAACCTGATCGAAGTCGTCCGTCAGGTCGCGGCGATCGCCATCCTCGCCGCGGGGGGCACATTCGTCATCCTCACGAGCGGGATCGATCTCTCTGTCGGTTCCGCACTGGGTGTGACGGCCATGGTCTCCATCGTCATGGCCAACTCGGATGCGCCGTGGTTCATCGCGGTCGGCCTCGCCCTTATCGCCGGCGCGGTCATCGGCGCCATCAACGGCCTTTTCACTGCCCGATTTGCGTTGCCAGCGTTCATCGTAACGCTTGCCGCACTCACCTACCTGCGTGGATTTGTCTACGTTGGCACCGGCGGCACCACCCTCGTTCCGGAAAACGTGACCTTCTCCTGGATCGGTCAGGGACAAGTCCTAGGCATCCCGATTGCAGCCCTCGTCCTGATCGCGGTGTACGTCCTGGGCTGGTTCCTACTTGAGCGAACTGTCTTCGGCCGCCAGGTCTACGCGATCGGCGGCAATTCCGAGGCGGCCCGACTGAGCGGCATCCCGGTACGACGGATTATATTCAGTGTTTACGTCATTTCCGGTCTCTGCGCCGGAATTGCGGGAGTCATCGTGTCGGCACGGCTTGAAAGCGCCGTTCCTGATCTCGGAAGCGGCTACGAACTCAACGCGATCGCAGCAATCGTGCTCGGGGGTACCTCCCTGATGGGTGGCAGGGGGTCATTGATCGGTACTCTCGTCGGTGCGCTGTTCATCGCTGTGCTCTCAAACGGAATGACCTTGCTGAACGTGCAGTCGTTCTATCAGCAGATCATCATGGGTGCGGTCATCCTCCTAGCGGTCTTTGTCGACCGCCTACGTCGCGGAACATCCGTCGCCTAA
- a CDS encoding MarR family winged helix-turn-helix transcriptional regulator — translation MGIKDDAVEVRAQGWRTLAALHGLIESELERSLQAEAQLSVVEYTVLDALSRQDGWHMRMQQLARATALSASATTRLVNRLEDRGLLTRILCADDRRGIYTELTDNGIRLLEEARPTHDATLERALAEAQTVPELAPLVDALPKLHASV, via the coding sequence ATGGGCATCAAGGACGACGCCGTTGAAGTCCGCGCGCAGGGCTGGCGGACCCTCGCAGCCCTGCACGGCCTGATCGAGTCGGAACTGGAACGCTCGCTCCAGGCCGAAGCCCAGCTCTCCGTCGTCGAATACACGGTCCTCGACGCCCTCAGCCGCCAGGACGGCTGGCACATGCGCATGCAGCAGCTGGCCCGCGCCACCGCGCTCAGCGCCAGCGCCACCACGCGGCTGGTAAACAGGCTCGAGGACCGCGGCCTGCTGACCCGCATCCTCTGCGCCGATGACCGGCGCGGCATCTACACCGAACTCACCGACAACGGAATCAGGCTGCTTGAAGAGGCACGCCCCACCCACGACGCCACGCTGGAACGCGCCCTCGCCGAAGCCCAGACAGTACCCGAACTGGCCCCGCTGGTCGACGCGCTACCCAAACTGCACGCATCCGTTTGA
- a CDS encoding substrate-binding domain-containing protein, producing MKTTRKNMIANVSVIAAVCVFGSVGLTGCATASGAAGDRPMKIGVTVANSTNPFFQQESKTAESYGKSVGAEVLSQVANEDVQTQSNQIDQFITAGVKFIVIDAADTDGVGPAVKRAVSAGIPVIGVDNQSKNATVNITTDNKQAGEISCRSLADKLGGKGKIAILNGTPVSAVDDRVTGCKGILGQYPDIKIVADQRGENSRDSALPIATDILTANPDLDGFFAINDPSAVGVQLAAEQKGASVVITSVDGASSATDAIAAGGLITATAAQDPAALMRQAIDLGISIVNGKEPDQKVILVPTELVDASNVAKYKPWG from the coding sequence GTGAAAACAACCCGCAAAAACATGATTGCCAACGTCAGTGTTATCGCGGCCGTATGCGTGTTCGGATCGGTCGGACTCACAGGATGCGCAACGGCATCCGGCGCCGCCGGCGACCGCCCGATGAAGATCGGAGTGACGGTCGCCAACAGCACCAATCCCTTCTTCCAACAGGAATCCAAGACCGCCGAAAGCTACGGCAAGTCGGTCGGCGCCGAGGTCCTCTCTCAGGTGGCCAATGAAGACGTGCAGACCCAGTCGAACCAGATCGACCAGTTCATCACTGCCGGGGTCAAATTCATCGTGATCGACGCCGCCGACACCGACGGCGTCGGGCCGGCCGTCAAACGCGCCGTCAGTGCGGGCATCCCCGTCATCGGCGTTGACAACCAATCCAAGAATGCCACCGTCAACATCACCACCGACAACAAACAGGCAGGCGAGATCTCGTGCCGTTCCCTGGCCGACAAGCTGGGCGGCAAAGGCAAAATAGCCATCCTGAACGGTACGCCGGTGTCCGCCGTTGACGATCGCGTCACCGGCTGCAAAGGCATTCTCGGTCAGTACCCCGACATCAAGATCGTGGCGGACCAGCGGGGTGAAAACAGCCGTGACTCGGCATTGCCCATCGCCACAGATATCCTGACCGCAAACCCCGATCTTGACGGCTTCTTCGCTATCAACGACCCGAGCGCCGTTGGTGTGCAGCTAGCGGCCGAACAGAAGGGCGCATCAGTCGTCATCACGTCGGTCGACGGTGCCAGCTCGGCCACAGACGCGATCGCTGCCGGGGGTCTGATCACCGCAACTGCTGCGCAGGACCCTGCAGCGCTCATGCGCCAGGCCATTGATCTTGGGATCTCGATCGTGAACGGCAAGGAGCCTGATCAGAAAGTGATCCTCGTTCCGACGGAACTCGTCGACGCCTCGAATGTCGCCAAGTACAAGCCGTGGGGCTGA
- a CDS encoding zinc-binding dehydrogenase has protein sequence MTTTVRALRFAEKDRVSVVDAALPEAGPGEIVLDVKAAGLCGSDLHYFHMTHNQMQNATQPRSPEMTPGHEIAGVVASIGPGVTHPSVGDRVAVQHYSGCGTCETCRKGWDVHCENARVYSLNRPGGCQDQVIVTAKDAVVLPDSVSFATGAFLACGATTAYQAIQRSEVRPGGTVLVIGAGPVGLAVLTWARALGLHAIATDPSPQRRKFASKIGFTDVYDSNNFDISTLRAERADVVIETSGNIHGRRAALEGVRTWGTVVFVGLGPGFDIDPVPDLIMRQVTLRGMFVFSVPLMMEAVREVEKHSVDLDPIITRISNIEDGPAAFADFANGSVGKTVIGWA, from the coding sequence ATGACCACAACCGTTCGCGCCCTGCGCTTCGCCGAGAAGGACCGCGTCTCCGTTGTCGATGCCGCGCTCCCGGAAGCGGGTCCCGGTGAGATCGTGCTGGACGTGAAGGCCGCCGGCCTTTGCGGCAGCGATTTGCACTACTTCCATATGACCCACAACCAGATGCAGAACGCCACCCAGCCGCGCTCCCCCGAAATGACCCCAGGTCACGAGATAGCCGGTGTTGTCGCATCGATCGGCCCGGGTGTCACCCACCCAAGCGTCGGCGACCGCGTCGCTGTTCAGCACTACTCCGGGTGTGGAACCTGCGAAACCTGCCGCAAGGGTTGGGACGTGCACTGCGAAAACGCACGTGTGTACTCCCTCAACCGGCCAGGTGGTTGCCAGGACCAAGTCATAGTGACGGCGAAGGACGCCGTGGTGCTGCCGGACTCGGTGAGCTTCGCCACCGGTGCGTTCCTGGCCTGCGGGGCTACCACCGCATATCAGGCGATCCAACGTTCCGAGGTGCGCCCGGGAGGAACGGTGCTTGTGATCGGCGCCGGACCTGTCGGCCTTGCCGTGCTCACCTGGGCAAGAGCTTTGGGCCTCCACGCCATCGCGACCGACCCGAGTCCGCAACGTCGCAAATTCGCCTCAAAGATCGGGTTCACGGACGTCTACGACTCCAACAATTTCGACATCTCCACGCTCCGTGCAGAAAGGGCGGATGTCGTTATCGAGACCTCAGGCAATATCCATGGCCGGCGCGCGGCGCTCGAAGGGGTACGCACATGGGGAACCGTCGTGTTCGTCGGTCTCGGGCCCGGATTCGATATCGATCCCGTTCCCGATCTCATCATGCGTCAAGTGACACTACGAGGCATGTTCGTGTTCAGCGTCCCACTCATGATGGAAGCTGTCAGAGAAGTTGAGAAGCACAGCGTCGACCTCGACCCGATCATTACCCGCATCTCGAACATCGAAGACGGTCCGGCAGCTTTCGCCGATTTCGCGAACGGCAGCGTGGGCAAAACCGTAATCGGTTGGGCATGA
- a CDS encoding SDR family NAD(P)-dependent oxidoreductase, with translation MNRFEGKVAIVTGAGAGIGRATALRLASEGALVAVFDISQEGADETVRLIDQIGGRAAPFAADVSEKRSVEGSVRAVVDRLGIPFCLVNCAGILKITPALEMSVEDFDAVIGVNLRGAFLMSTAVARHLVAASQPGRIVNVSSIHATISLRDSAGYAASKGGIEALTFTLAADWAEYGITVNAVRPGATWSALTTPMYTPEVLSALESRIPLGSVAQAEQVASAIAYLASEEASYSTGAVLAVDGGYTVNGDLPGNEYSSM, from the coding sequence ATGAACCGATTCGAGGGAAAAGTCGCCATCGTTACCGGAGCAGGCGCAGGGATCGGTCGTGCTACAGCCCTGCGGCTCGCCTCGGAGGGTGCGCTGGTAGCAGTTTTTGATATCTCGCAAGAGGGTGCGGATGAGACGGTTAGGCTCATCGATCAGATTGGCGGCCGCGCCGCTCCTTTCGCCGCTGACGTCTCCGAAAAACGCTCCGTGGAGGGGTCGGTGCGGGCGGTTGTCGACCGGCTGGGCATACCCTTCTGTCTGGTCAACTGCGCCGGCATCCTTAAGATCACGCCTGCGCTTGAGATGAGCGTAGAGGACTTCGATGCCGTAATCGGCGTCAACCTCCGCGGGGCATTCCTCATGTCTACCGCCGTCGCCCGCCATCTGGTGGCGGCCAGCCAGCCTGGTCGGATCGTCAACGTATCGTCAATCCACGCCACGATTTCTCTTCGCGACTCGGCAGGCTATGCCGCCTCCAAGGGCGGGATCGAGGCCCTGACTTTCACGCTCGCAGCCGACTGGGCCGAGTACGGCATCACCGTCAACGCGGTACGGCCGGGCGCCACGTGGTCGGCTCTGACCACACCCATGTACACGCCCGAGGTTCTCTCTGCATTGGAGAGCCGTATCCCTCTCGGTTCCGTCGCACAGGCCGAACAGGTCGCGTCGGCGATCGCCTACCTAGCGTCGGAAGAGGCGTCGTACTCGACCGGTGCAGTTCTCGCCGTAGATGGTGGGTACACGGTCAACGGCGACCTGCCAGGCAATGAGTACTCCTCGATGTGA